In Chromobacterium rhizoryzae, one genomic interval encodes:
- a CDS encoding LysR family transcriptional regulator: METRWLEDFLVLAETGSFTRAAELRHLTQPAFSRRIKSLESWLGAGLIDRTTYPTRLTEAGALFREQAVAMLSQLNTSRALLRGLQPLAAGTLEFAVPHTLSFSFFPKWLSQAQRGYGALPCRLQASNVHDALLAFVEGGSDLLMCYHHPKQPVELTDARYQGLKLGVERLRPFSIAEAGRPRYQLPGSAQQPLPFLGYASNAYFRLMSDLILESAPQPAKLALRYETDMAEGLKHMVLEGHGLAFLPESSARREAQEGLLAAAGDESWQVEMEIRLYIDQKRQRPALKAFWDYLTHQYPAC, from the coding sequence ATGGAAACTCGGTGGCTTGAAGACTTCCTGGTGCTGGCGGAAACCGGCAGCTTTACCCGCGCGGCGGAACTGCGCCACCTGACCCAGCCGGCGTTCTCGCGGCGGATCAAATCGCTGGAGAGCTGGTTGGGGGCCGGTCTGATTGATCGTACCACCTATCCGACGCGGCTGACCGAGGCCGGCGCGCTGTTCCGCGAGCAGGCGGTGGCCATGCTGTCCCAGCTCAACACCAGCCGCGCCTTGCTGCGCGGCTTGCAGCCCTTGGCCGCGGGCACGCTGGAGTTCGCGGTGCCGCACACCCTGTCCTTCTCCTTCTTTCCCAAATGGCTGTCCCAGGCGCAGCGCGGTTACGGCGCTTTGCCCTGTAGGCTGCAGGCCAGCAATGTGCACGACGCGCTGCTGGCCTTCGTGGAAGGCGGCAGCGATCTATTGATGTGCTACCACCATCCCAAGCAACCGGTGGAACTGACCGACGCCCGCTATCAGGGGCTGAAGCTGGGCGTCGAGCGGCTGAGGCCGTTCTCGATCGCGGAAGCCGGCCGGCCGCGCTACCAACTGCCCGGCAGCGCGCAGCAGCCCTTGCCCTTTCTCGGCTACGCCAGCAACGCCTATTTCCGGCTGATGAGCGACTTGATTCTGGAGTCCGCGCCGCAGCCGGCCAAGCTGGCGCTGCGCTATGAAACCGATATGGCGGAAGGGCTCAAGCACATGGTGCTGGAAGGGCACGGCCTGGCCTTCCTGCCGGAAAGCTCGGCGCGCCGGGAGGCGCAGGAGGGCTTGTTGGCGGCCGCCGGCGACGAGTCCTGGCAGGTGGAGATGGAGATCCGGCTCTACATCGATCAGAAGCGACAGCGCCCGGCCTTGAAGGCCTTCTGGGACTATCTGACGCATCAATACCCGGCCTGCTGA
- the aspA gene encoding aspartate ammonia-lyase translates to MTTRIEHDLLGDREVPADVYWGVHTLRAVENFPITGQSIAGYGDLIRALACIKQAAAQANRDLGLLPGPVAQAIIAACEEIRAGRWHEQFVVDAIQGGAGTSTNMNANEVIANRALELMGHAKGEYQYLHPNEHVNLCQSTNDVYPTALRLAAFWGANKLLTRMATLREAFAAKADEFKDYLKMGRTQLQDAVPMTLGQEFMTYAVMLQEDEQRLMEASALMLEINLGATAIGTGITAHPDYARLACLHLSELSGHTLLTAPNLIEATQDCGAFVQLSGVLKRIAVKLSKSCNDLRLLSSGPRAGFGEINLPARQAGSSIMPGKVNPVIPEVVSQVAYEVIGNDVTITMAAEAGQLQLNAFEPVIAYSLFRSMGHLAAACATLTDNCVTGITANRERLHASVENSIGLVTALNPVIGYAAATNVAAQAHATGASVADIVLEQGLLSREQLDLLLKPEELTRPRWVTV, encoded by the coding sequence ATGACGACCCGCATAGAACATGATCTGCTAGGCGATCGTGAAGTGCCCGCCGACGTTTATTGGGGCGTGCACACCTTGCGCGCAGTCGAAAACTTTCCCATCACCGGCCAGAGCATCGCCGGCTACGGCGATCTGATCCGCGCGCTGGCCTGCATCAAGCAGGCCGCGGCTCAGGCCAACCGCGATCTGGGCTTGCTGCCGGGGCCTGTCGCCCAGGCCATCATCGCCGCCTGCGAGGAAATCCGCGCCGGCCGCTGGCATGAGCAGTTCGTGGTGGATGCGATCCAGGGCGGAGCCGGCACCTCGACCAATATGAACGCCAACGAGGTCATCGCCAACCGCGCGCTGGAACTGATGGGCCACGCCAAGGGCGAGTACCAGTACCTGCATCCCAATGAACACGTCAATCTGTGTCAAAGCACCAACGACGTTTACCCGACCGCCTTGCGTTTGGCGGCGTTCTGGGGCGCCAACAAGCTGCTGACCCGGATGGCGACGTTGCGCGAGGCCTTCGCCGCCAAGGCCGACGAGTTCAAGGACTACCTGAAGATGGGGCGCACCCAGCTGCAGGACGCGGTGCCGATGACGCTGGGCCAGGAGTTCATGACTTACGCGGTGATGCTGCAGGAAGACGAGCAGCGCTTGATGGAAGCCAGCGCGCTGATGCTGGAAATCAATCTGGGCGCCACCGCCATCGGCACCGGCATTACCGCGCATCCGGATTACGCGCGCCTGGCTTGTCTGCATCTGTCCGAGCTCAGCGGCCACACCCTGCTGACCGCGCCCAATCTGATCGAAGCCACCCAGGACTGCGGCGCCTTCGTGCAGTTGTCCGGCGTGCTCAAGCGTATCGCGGTCAAATTGTCCAAGAGCTGCAATGATTTGCGCCTGCTGTCCTCCGGCCCGCGCGCCGGTTTCGGCGAGATCAATCTGCCGGCGCGCCAGGCCGGTTCCTCCATCATGCCGGGCAAGGTCAATCCGGTGATTCCCGAGGTGGTGAGCCAGGTGGCTTACGAGGTGATAGGCAACGACGTCACCATCACCATGGCGGCGGAGGCCGGGCAGCTGCAATTGAACGCCTTCGAGCCGGTGATTGCTTACAGCCTGTTCCGCAGCATGGGCCACCTGGCGGCCGCCTGCGCCACGCTGACCGACAACTGCGTCACGGGCATCACCGCCAACCGCGAGCGCCTGCACGCCAGCGTGGAGAACTCCATCGGCCTGGTGACCGCGCTCAATCCCGTCATCGGCTACGCCGCGGCCACCAATGTGGCAGCCCAGGCCCACGCCACCGGCGCCAGCGTCGCCGACATCGTGCTGGAGCAAGGCTTGCTGAGCCGCGAGCAGCTGGATCTGCTGCTGAAGCCGGAAGAGCTGACCCGGCCGCGCTGGGTGACCGTGTAA
- a CDS encoding DUF2164 domain-containing protein, with product MANHSLLTPAQLQTLAPQLQQYAQDQFGIELGQFDAQFLLDFVADKIGRDIYNKALDDAQLALAARMESLQAAIWELEK from the coding sequence ATGGCCAATCATTCCTTGTTGACCCCCGCTCAACTGCAAACGCTGGCTCCGCAATTGCAACAGTACGCGCAAGACCAGTTCGGCATCGAGCTGGGGCAGTTCGACGCGCAATTCCTGTTGGACTTCGTCGCCGACAAAATCGGCAGAGACATTTACAACAAGGCGCTGGACGACGCGCAGCTGGCGCTTGCTGCGCGGATGGAGTCCCTGCAGGCGGCGATTTGGGAATTGGAGAAGTAG
- a CDS encoding YdcF family protein, translating into MLYLRLMLKGFVLAILLVVLGFSYVAWSIVDFGGSANEPQADAALVLGAAAWGKRPSPVFRERINHAVKLYKSGKVRWIVFTGGTPEPGYPSEADVGRDFAAKQGVPMTAMLAENQSRTTWQNLENARELSSQFGIRSFLLVSDPLHMRRSVLMATDIGLTAYPAPTQSSRYRTLSSWSRFLARETWLYIGYRVFRKLS; encoded by the coding sequence ATGCTCTACTTGCGTTTGATGTTGAAAGGCTTTGTGCTGGCGATTTTGCTGGTGGTGCTGGGCTTCAGCTACGTGGCCTGGAGCATCGTCGATTTCGGCGGCAGCGCAAACGAACCGCAAGCCGACGCGGCGCTGGTGTTGGGGGCGGCGGCCTGGGGCAAGCGCCCGTCGCCGGTGTTCCGCGAGCGCATCAATCACGCAGTCAAATTGTACAAGTCCGGCAAGGTGCGCTGGATTGTGTTCACCGGCGGCACGCCGGAACCGGGTTATCCGTCCGAAGCCGACGTCGGCCGCGACTTCGCCGCCAAGCAAGGCGTGCCGATGACGGCGATGCTGGCGGAAAACCAGTCGCGCACCACTTGGCAAAACCTGGAAAACGCGCGCGAATTGAGCAGCCAGTTCGGCATCCGCTCCTTCCTCTTGGTCAGCGATCCGCTGCATATGCGCCGCTCGGTGCTGATGGCCACCGACATCGGCCTGACCGCCTATCCCGCGCCCACGCAATCCAGCCGCTACCGCACGCTGTCCAGCTGGTCCCGCTTCCTGGCCAGGGAAACCTGGCTCTATATCGGCTACCGGGTGTTCCGCAAGCTGTCCTGA
- a CDS encoding 50S ribosome-binding protein YggL, which yields MSLRNPNSPHRLSRLKTRQRKKMRVGEFRELGFHLISMLHDGADSEALLDAWLIQVDEAGISFGGHFDGAGKLEGVAFPVGEVKISDELRLQLLSWLQARAEVKSVEGGELIDLWHSR from the coding sequence ATGTCCCTGCGCAACCCCAATTCCCCGCACCGCCTGAGCCGTCTGAAAACCCGCCAACGCAAGAAAATGCGCGTAGGCGAATTCCGCGAGCTGGGCTTTCATCTGATCTCCATGCTGCACGACGGCGCGGATTCCGAGGCGCTGCTGGACGCCTGGCTAATCCAGGTGGACGAGGCCGGCATCAGCTTCGGCGGCCATTTCGACGGCGCCGGCAAGCTGGAAGGCGTGGCCTTCCCGGTGGGCGAGGTCAAGATCAGCGACGAGTTGCGCCTGCAACTGCTGTCCTGGCTGCAAGCCCGCGCCGAAGTGAAATCGGTGGAAGGCGGCGAATTGATCGATCTGTGGCACAGCCGCTGA
- a CDS encoding M30 family metallopeptidase, translating into MLATDGAEVAALTCSGNVCRLPASAGRAQSGSVYQYTNTGAQAQTVSISGKPLSAAWQMVVSRISSGDTSGQAKLAASGLRGGSDAAAERLEAESQAVMAAVGASARSGALSLRGAGSHRLLAEQASLQAASYAIGDKRVWHDMDGDSATSLQAMRDLPNGGGKVYVWAQDGLDVSVGSDQADALAERFANSVYPLEASVVSEPWGNDIDPGWRALALPGDTKDVHLVLSRLNDPNQTGGGRLLGYVRWTNALLASAAPAMCGGDQECRDVVGKSNQALATFVDLDTFAQADPGRNWNMKGNGPSLALSTLAHEYLHVLYAYNKILRKPPGSGQPTVWENELAAQTMGYLVSADTFTGGRGSDANSHPDLRRGGDFESFLRRPACNLKGWSVAASNYTCYPKALAAGMQMLHQFGAGVMKPWVTGANTGEAALNDGLRAAGAGDYSSLMLRLNTTLALGGNPASGYGFPAKTLSLPANQYFPNGKSLLLPAVPFQAQEIGWSALATAETYKQSLPLSRGVARVTVPANSHLILLKP; encoded by the coding sequence ATGCTGGCGACGGACGGCGCGGAAGTGGCGGCGCTGACGTGCTCGGGCAATGTGTGCCGCTTGCCGGCCTCGGCCGGCAGGGCGCAGTCCGGCTCCGTCTACCAGTACACCAATACCGGCGCGCAGGCGCAAACGGTGTCTATCAGCGGCAAGCCCTTGAGCGCCGCCTGGCAGATGGTGGTGTCGCGCATCAGCTCCGGAGACACTTCGGGCCAGGCCAAGCTGGCCGCTTCCGGCCTGCGCGGCGGGTCGGACGCCGCCGCGGAACGCTTGGAGGCGGAGAGCCAGGCGGTGATGGCCGCGGTTGGCGCGTCGGCCCGCTCCGGCGCCTTGTCGCTGCGTGGCGCCGGTTCGCACCGGCTGCTGGCGGAGCAGGCCAGCTTGCAGGCGGCCAGCTACGCGATTGGCGACAAACGGGTCTGGCACGATATGGACGGCGATAGCGCCACCAGCCTGCAAGCCATGCGCGATTTGCCCAACGGCGGCGGCAAGGTTTACGTCTGGGCGCAGGACGGGCTGGACGTCAGCGTGGGCAGCGATCAGGCCGACGCGCTGGCCGAGCGCTTCGCCAACAGCGTCTATCCCTTGGAAGCCTCGGTCGTCAGCGAGCCCTGGGGCAATGACATCGATCCGGGCTGGCGCGCGCTGGCGCTGCCCGGCGACACCAAGGACGTGCACCTGGTGCTGAGCCGGCTGAACGATCCGAATCAGACCGGCGGCGGCCGCTTGCTCGGCTATGTGCGCTGGACCAACGCCTTGCTGGCGTCGGCCGCGCCGGCCATGTGCGGCGGCGACCAAGAGTGCCGAGACGTGGTGGGCAAGAGCAATCAGGCCTTGGCCACCTTCGTGGACTTGGACACCTTCGCCCAGGCCGATCCGGGCCGCAACTGGAATATGAAGGGCAATGGCCCCAGCCTGGCCCTGTCCACGCTGGCGCACGAATACCTGCATGTGCTCTACGCCTACAACAAGATCCTGCGCAAACCGCCGGGTTCTGGTCAGCCCACGGTATGGGAAAACGAGCTGGCAGCCCAGACCATGGGCTATCTGGTATCGGCGGACACCTTCACCGGCGGTCGCGGCAGCGACGCCAACTCCCATCCGGACCTGCGCCGCGGCGGCGATTTCGAAAGCTTTCTGCGCCGGCCGGCTTGCAATTTGAAGGGCTGGAGCGTGGCGGCGTCGAATTACACCTGCTACCCGAAAGCGCTGGCGGCGGGCATGCAGATGCTGCATCAGTTCGGCGCGGGCGTGATGAAGCCGTGGGTGACCGGCGCCAATACCGGCGAAGCGGCCTTGAACGACGGTTTGCGCGCGGCGGGGGCCGGCGATTACAGCAGCCTGATGCTGCGTCTCAACACCACGCTGGCGCTGGGCGGCAATCCGGCCAGCGGTTACGGCTTCCCGGCCAAGACGCTGAGCCTGCCGGCCAACCAGTATTTCCCGAACGGCAAGAGTTTGTTGTTGCCGGCGGTGCCCTTCCAGGCGCAGGAAATCGGCTGGAGCGCGTTGGCGACGGCGGAAACCTATAAGCAGAGCCTGCCGCTGTCGCGCGGCGTGGCGCGGGTGACGGTGCCGGCCAACAGCCATCTGATCCTGCTCAAGCCATGA
- the ubiD gene encoding 4-hydroxy-3-polyprenylbenzoate decarboxylase, translating into MKYADLREFVSQLEQQGLLKRIAAPVSPHLEMTEIGDRVLKAGGPALLFEQAVKDGKRFDYPVLANLFGTPERVALGMGAADVMQLREIGKTLAYLKEPEPPKGLKDAWDKLPLLKQLLSMAPKVVGKAPCQQIVWEGAEVDLERLPIQHCWPGDVAPLITWGLTVTRGPNKKRQNLGIYRQQLIGRNRVIMRWLAHRGGALDYREFCQQHPGEPYPVAVVLGCDPATILGAVTPVPDTLSEYQFAGLLRGSRTELTKCLGSDLQVPARAEIVLEGHIHPDDTAMEGPYGDHTGYYNEQDRFPVLTVDRVTLRENAIYHSTYTGKPPDEPAVLGVALNEVFVPILQKQFPEIVDFYLPPEGCSYRMAVVSIKKQYPGHAKRVMMGCWSFLRQFMYTKFIVVVDDDVNTRDWKEVIWAITTRMDPVRDTTLIEHTPIDYLDFASPVSGLGGKMGLDATNKMPGETNREWGVPIVMDQAVKQRVDAMWLQLGL; encoded by the coding sequence ATGAAATATGCAGATTTACGGGAGTTTGTCTCCCAATTGGAACAACAAGGCCTGCTGAAACGAATTGCGGCCCCGGTCTCCCCGCATCTGGAGATGACCGAGATCGGCGACAGGGTACTGAAAGCCGGCGGTCCCGCGCTGCTGTTCGAACAGGCAGTCAAGGACGGCAAACGCTTCGATTACCCGGTACTGGCCAATCTGTTCGGCACGCCCGAGCGCGTGGCGCTGGGCATGGGCGCCGCCGATGTGATGCAGTTGCGCGAGATCGGCAAGACCCTGGCCTACCTGAAAGAACCGGAGCCGCCCAAGGGCTTGAAAGACGCCTGGGACAAGCTGCCCTTGCTGAAGCAATTGCTGTCGATGGCGCCTAAGGTGGTCGGCAAGGCGCCGTGCCAGCAAATCGTATGGGAAGGCGCGGAAGTCGATCTGGAGCGCTTGCCTATCCAGCACTGCTGGCCCGGCGACGTGGCGCCGCTGATCACCTGGGGCCTGACCGTGACCCGCGGCCCCAACAAGAAACGCCAGAACCTGGGCATCTATCGCCAACAGCTGATAGGCCGCAACCGCGTCATCATGCGCTGGCTGGCCCACCGCGGCGGCGCGCTGGATTACCGCGAATTCTGCCAACAGCATCCCGGCGAGCCTTACCCGGTGGCGGTGGTGCTGGGCTGCGACCCGGCCACTATCCTGGGCGCGGTGACGCCGGTGCCGGACACCCTGTCCGAATACCAGTTCGCCGGCCTGCTGCGCGGCAGCCGCACCGAGCTCACCAAATGCCTGGGTTCGGATCTGCAAGTGCCGGCGCGCGCCGAAATCGTGCTGGAAGGCCATATCCATCCGGACGACACCGCGATGGAAGGCCCTTACGGCGACCACACCGGCTATTACAACGAGCAGGACCGCTTCCCGGTGCTGACCGTGGACCGCGTCACCCTGCGCGAAAACGCGATCTACCACAGCACCTACACCGGCAAGCCGCCGGACGAGCCGGCGGTGCTGGGCGTGGCGCTGAACGAGGTCTTCGTGCCCATTCTGCAAAAGCAGTTTCCGGAAATCGTCGATTTCTACCTGCCGCCGGAAGGCTGCAGCTACCGGATGGCGGTGGTCAGTATCAAGAAGCAATACCCCGGCCACGCCAAGCGGGTGATGATGGGATGCTGGAGCTTCCTGCGCCAGTTCATGTACACCAAGTTCATCGTGGTGGTGGACGACGACGTCAACACCCGGGACTGGAAGGAAGTGATCTGGGCGATCACCACGCGCATGGACCCGGTGCGCGACACCACCTTGATCGAACATACGCCTATAGATTATCTGGACTTCGCCAGCCCGGTGTCCGGCCTGGGCGGCAAGATGGGCCTGGACGCCACCAACAAGATGCCGGGCGAAACCAACCGCGAGTGGGGCGTGCCCATCGTGATGGACCAGGCAGTCAAACAGCGCGTAGACGCGATGTGGCTACAATTAGGGCTGTAA
- a CDS encoding OmpW/AlkL family protein, producing MKKLALAAMIGLVSASAFAAQGDILARFRVINVNPDASWSNSGVVSGLNVDAKDSWAPEVDFTYMITNNIGAELILGTTRHEVTTNTFGSVGKVSVLPPTLTLQYHFAPDATFRPYVGAGINYTRFYNEGLKAGSATDLSVKKNSWGPALQLGADYAINKNWFVNLDVKKIWIKTDVTADQLGGAKLGELKIDPWVFGIGFGTKF from the coding sequence ATGAAAAAGCTCGCTCTCGCCGCAATGATCGGCCTGGTTTCCGCTAGCGCCTTCGCCGCTCAAGGCGACATCCTGGCGCGCTTCCGCGTGATCAATGTCAACCCCGACGCCAGCTGGAGCAACTCTGGCGTAGTGTCGGGTTTGAATGTCGACGCCAAGGACAGCTGGGCGCCTGAGGTCGACTTCACCTACATGATCACCAACAATATCGGCGCCGAGCTGATTCTGGGCACCACCCGTCACGAAGTCACCACCAACACCTTCGGTTCCGTCGGCAAGGTATCGGTGTTGCCGCCGACCTTGACCCTGCAATACCACTTCGCTCCTGACGCCACCTTCCGTCCCTATGTGGGCGCCGGCATCAACTACACCCGTTTCTACAATGAAGGCCTGAAAGCAGGTAGTGCGACAGATCTGAGCGTGAAGAAAAACAGCTGGGGTCCGGCGCTGCAACTGGGCGCGGACTACGCGATCAACAAGAACTGGTTCGTCAACCTGGACGTCAAGAAAATCTGGATCAAGACCGACGTGACCGCGGATCAGCTGGGCGGCGCCAAACTGGGCGAACTGAAGATCGACCCGTGGGTATTCGGCATCGGCTTCGGCACCAAGTTCTGA
- a CDS encoding PLP-dependent cysteine synthase family protein, with the protein MTDWVAQAVRKIEADFNRSSDTHLIPLPIPGAPEIQLYFKDESTHPTGSLKHRLARSLFLYGLCNGWIREGSTIIEASSGSTAVSEAYFSRLLGLPFIAVMPKSTSQEKIRAIEFYGGRSHLVDDPATIYDESKRLAEELNGHYMDQFTYAERATDWRGNNNIADTIFTQMAYEPNPVPDWIVCGAGTGGTSATFGRYVRYQKLPTKVCVVDPENSVFYDCFHTGSMDCRCEGGSGVEGIGRPRVEPSFIPTVIDNVIRVPNVASYAAIHFLEEVLGRRCGGSTGTNFYGVCELVGQMRSQGRSGSIVTLICDDGNRYQGSYYNHDWLQANGFDISNWVERYRRFFNEGQW; encoded by the coding sequence ATGACTGATTGGGTTGCCCAGGCGGTGCGCAAGATAGAGGCCGATTTCAATCGCTCCAGCGACACCCATTTGATCCCGCTGCCCATCCCCGGCGCGCCGGAGATACAGCTCTATTTCAAGGACGAATCCACCCATCCCACCGGCAGCCTCAAGCACCGGCTGGCGCGCTCGCTGTTTCTATACGGCTTGTGCAATGGCTGGATACGCGAAGGCAGCACCATCATCGAGGCTTCCAGCGGCAGCACCGCGGTGTCCGAGGCCTATTTTTCCCGCTTGCTGGGCCTGCCCTTCATCGCGGTGATGCCCAAGAGCACCTCGCAGGAAAAGATCCGTGCGATCGAATTCTACGGCGGCCGCAGCCACCTGGTGGACGATCCCGCCACCATTTACGACGAATCCAAACGCCTGGCGGAAGAGTTGAACGGCCATTACATGGACCAGTTCACCTATGCCGAACGCGCCACCGACTGGCGCGGCAACAATAATATCGCCGATACCATTTTCACCCAAATGGCCTATGAGCCGAATCCGGTGCCGGACTGGATCGTATGCGGCGCCGGCACCGGCGGCACCTCGGCCACTTTCGGCCGCTATGTGCGCTACCAGAAACTGCCGACCAAGGTCTGCGTGGTGGACCCGGAAAACTCGGTGTTCTACGACTGTTTTCATACCGGAAGCATGGACTGCCGCTGCGAAGGCGGCTCCGGCGTGGAAGGCATAGGCCGGCCTCGGGTGGAACCCTCCTTCATTCCCACAGTCATCGACAATGTGATCCGGGTGCCCAACGTCGCCAGCTACGCCGCCATCCACTTCCTGGAGGAAGTGCTGGGACGCCGCTGCGGCGGTTCCACCGGCACCAATTTCTACGGTGTTTGCGAACTGGTGGGCCAGATGCGCAGCCAGGGCCGCAGCGGCTCCATCGTCACCTTGATCTGCGACGACGGCAACCGCTACCAGGGCAGCTATTACAACCACGATTGGCTGCAGGCCAACGGTTTCGATATCTCGAACTGGGTGGAGCGCTACCGCCGCTTCTTCAATGAAGGGCAGTGGTAA
- a CDS encoding ABC transporter ATP-binding protein: MALLEIKNVVKRFGDYTAVNNVSLSVEAGEFFTLLGPSGCGKTTLLRMLAGFEQPDSGQILLDGQDMSQVQPEKRPVHTVFQSYALFPHMTVRENIAFPLKMAKWDKAKIASQVDELLEDVRLTQFGDRYPHEMSGGQRQRVAIARALVDRPRLLLLDEPLSALDAKLREEMQLELINLQKEVGITFVYVTHDQGEALALSHRIAVMSHGQVEQLDAPETIYSKPKNRFVADFLGQCNVLEGKVKRVDGDTMLVDLKGCGEVRCLTVPDVREGQTGWLALRPEKVKLDKSLPAHDDEAYFKGRVHDCLYLGDVTLYVVEVGEGVMVEAMLPNSIPGVAKFFDDNDIVELAWRFDAGSFLTE; the protein is encoded by the coding sequence ATGGCTCTCCTTGAAATCAAAAATGTCGTCAAGCGCTTCGGCGACTACACGGCGGTCAACAATGTCAGCCTGTCGGTAGAGGCAGGCGAGTTCTTCACCCTGCTCGGGCCCTCCGGTTGCGGCAAGACCACCTTGCTGCGCATGCTGGCCGGCTTCGAGCAGCCGGATTCCGGCCAGATCCTGCTGGACGGTCAGGACATGTCGCAGGTGCAGCCGGAAAAACGTCCGGTGCACACCGTGTTTCAAAGCTATGCCTTGTTCCCGCACATGACGGTGCGCGAGAACATCGCCTTCCCGCTCAAAATGGCCAAGTGGGACAAGGCCAAGATCGCTTCCCAGGTGGACGAATTGCTGGAAGACGTGCGTCTGACCCAGTTTGGCGACCGCTACCCGCACGAGATGTCCGGCGGCCAGCGTCAGCGCGTGGCCATCGCCCGAGCGCTGGTGGACCGTCCGCGGCTGCTGCTGCTGGACGAACCGCTGTCCGCGCTGGACGCCAAGCTGCGCGAAGAAATGCAGCTGGAACTGATCAATCTGCAAAAAGAAGTGGGCATCACCTTCGTCTACGTCACCCACGACCAGGGCGAAGCGCTGGCGCTCAGCCACCGCATCGCGGTGATGAGCCACGGCCAGGTGGAACAGCTGGACGCGCCGGAAACCATTTACAGCAAGCCCAAGAACCGCTTCGTCGCGGACTTCCTCGGCCAGTGCAATGTGCTGGAAGGCAAGGTCAAGCGCGTGGACGGCGACACCATGCTGGTGGACTTGAAGGGCTGCGGCGAAGTGCGCTGCCTGACCGTGCCGGATGTGCGCGAAGGGCAGACCGGCTGGCTGGCGTTGCGTCCGGAAAAGGTCAAGCTGGACAAGAGCCTGCCGGCCCATGACGACGAAGCCTATTTCAAAGGCCGCGTTCACGATTGCCTGTACCTGGGCGACGTTACGCTCTACGTGGTGGAAGTGGGCGAGGGCGTGATGGTGGAGGCGATGCTGCCCAACAGCATTCCGGGCGTCGCCAAATTCTTTGACGACAACGACATCGTGGAACTGGCCTGGCGCTTCGACGCCGGCAGCTTCCTGACGGAGTAA
- a CDS encoding ABC transporter permease, with translation MAIRDRFGKWALSWPPLVYLILFFLVPSLIMVVAAFRNPGDYGGLAPMYYLEEGKLVWDLTLDNFRRLVEEPLYIELFIKSAGYAGITTVVCLLMAYPLAWLIARSGKKYRDLMLLLVILPFWSNFLIRIYAWMIILGPQSAFTKMLNVVVTSLGFEPVRLLFTPFAVIVGLVYVHLPFMVLPLYANLEKHDMALLDAAQDLGANAWQRFWRVTWPLSLPGVFAGSALVFIPALGMFAIPDILGGTDSIMIGNLIKQQILDTRDWPFGSVLSIMLTGGVLLIAALGAMVGRGGKKRG, from the coding sequence ATGGCGATTCGAGATCGATTCGGCAAGTGGGCGCTGTCGTGGCCGCCGCTGGTCTACCTGATCCTGTTTTTCCTGGTGCCGTCGCTGATCATGGTGGTGGCGGCTTTCCGCAATCCGGGCGATTACGGCGGCCTCGCGCCGATGTACTACCTCGAGGAAGGCAAGCTGGTCTGGGACCTGACGCTGGACAACTTCCGCCGCTTGGTGGAAGAGCCGCTCTACATCGAGCTGTTCATCAAGTCCGCCGGCTACGCGGGGATCACCACCGTGGTTTGCCTGTTGATGGCCTATCCGCTGGCCTGGCTGATCGCCCGCTCCGGCAAGAAATACCGCGACCTGATGCTGCTGCTGGTGATCCTGCCGTTCTGGTCCAACTTCCTGATCCGCATCTACGCCTGGATGATCATCCTGGGGCCGCAATCGGCGTTCACCAAAATGCTGAACGTGGTGGTGACCTCGCTGGGTTTTGAACCGGTGCGTCTGCTGTTCACCCCGTTCGCCGTCATCGTCGGCCTGGTCTATGTGCACCTGCCCTTCATGGTGTTGCCGTTGTACGCCAATCTGGAAAAACACGACATGGCCTTGCTGGACGCGGCGCAGGATCTTGGCGCCAACGCCTGGCAACGCTTCTGGCGCGTGACCTGGCCGCTGAGCCTGCCCGGCGTGTTCGCCGGCTCCGCGCTGGTGTTCATCCCGGCGCTGGGCATGTTCGCCATTCCGGACATCCTGGGCGGCACCGACTCCATCATGATCGGCAACCTGATCAAGCAGCAGATACTGGATACCCGCGACTGGCCGTTCGGTTCGGTGCTGTCCATCATGCTGACCGGCGGAGTGTTGTTGATCGCGGCCTTGGGCGCGATGGTGGGCAGAGGAGGCAAGAAACGTGGCTAA